From the Anaeromyxobacter dehalogenans 2CP-1 genome, the window AGCCGTCGGCCTGAGCAGGTCGGCGGCGAACTCGAACACGACCGGGGGGAGCGACGAGCCCGCGGCGGCGCGGGGCGGACAACTACCGGGTCAACACGTCCGCGGCCGGGCGGTTATGGAGGGCCCGCTCGAAGCCCTTCCCGCGGATCCCAGTCACGTTTCAGGCACGTTTCACGGTATGTCAAACGACGAAGGCCCCGGAACGACGCGGTTTCCCGCGCAATTCCGAGGCCTTCTGAGTCGGGGAGACAGGATTTGAACCTGCGACCCCTTGGTCCCGAACCAAGTGCTCTACCAGGCTGAGCCACTCCCCGATGCTGCAGGACGCCGGTGCTTCACCAGGGCCTCGGGAGGGCCTCGGTCCGACGTAAGGCCGCGTATCTACTGGACGGCCGAGAGGGTGTCAAGGGGCTTCTCCGCGGCGGGGGCAGAAAAGCCCGGGGCTGCTGAAACGGCTGGGCGGGAGGCGTTTCGGGCGCCCGAAACGACGCGTCGGCTCAACCCTTCGACAGGCTCCGGGTGAGCGGCGGGGGACGGGCTGCACGCGCGTCAGCTCTCCCTTCGACAGGCTCAGGGTGAGGGGCGGGGGCGGGCTGCACGCGCGTCAGCTCATCCTTCGACAGGCTCAGGGTGAGGGGCGGGGGCGGGCTGCACGGCTCCGCTCACCCTTCGACGGAGCTCAGGGTAAGCGGACGACGGCCTACCTCACGCAGACCGCCTCCATCTCGGCGATCTCCTTGGGCACGGCCTCGGTGAGGTTCGCGTGACCGTCGTCGGTGACGAGCACGTCGTCCTCGATGCGGATGCCGACGCCGCGAAGCGCTTCGGGGGCGTCCGGGTCGTCCTCGGCGACGTACAGGCCGGGCTCGATGGTCAGCACCATGCCGGGCACGAGCGGCCGCGACTTGCCGTCCACGTAGTAGTCGCCGACGTCGTGCACGTCCATGCCGAGCCAGTGGCTGGTGCGGTGCATGTAGTACCGGCGGAACGACTTGTCGGCGATGCGCTCGTCCACGCTCCCCTTCAGCAGGCCAAGGCCGATGAGGCCGTCGGTCAGCTCGCGGACGGTCTGGTCGTGGATGGCGTCGAGCGTGGTCCCGGGGCGCACCGAGGCGACGGCGCGCTTCTGCACCTCGAGGCAGAGCGAGTACAGCTCGGCCTGCGCGGGGGAGAACTCGCCGGACACGGGGAACGTGCGGGTCACGTCGGCGGTGTACCACTGGTACTCGCCGCCGGCGTCCACCAGGCACACGTCGCCGTCCTTCAGCACGGCGTCGCCGGCGCGGTAGTGGAGGATCGTCGAGTTCACGCCGGCGGCCACGATGGTCCCGTAGCCGGGCCCGCTCCCGCCGCGGCGGCGGAACGCGTACTCGATCTCCGACTGCACCTGGTACTCGCGGCGGCCGGGCAGGCCGTCGCGCATGGCGGCCATGTGCGCCTCGGCGCTGATCTCGGCTGCGCGGCGGAGCTTCACGATCTCGTCGGGCGTCTTCACGAGCCGCAGCTCGTGGACGATGCGGCCGGGATCGACGACCGCCTCGGGGGGCAGCTTGCCGAGCCGGGCGGCGCCGCGCAGCTCGGTGAGGATGCGCGAGAGCCGCGCGTCCCAGGCGGCGTCGAAGCCGATGCGGTACCAGAGCGTCCGCGCCCCCTCGACGAGCCGGGGCAGCTTCTCGTCCAGCTCGGCGACGACGTACGCCTCGTCGGCGCCGTACAGCTCCTTCGCGCCCTCCACCCCGGCGCGGCGCCCGGTCCAGATCTCCTTCTCGCGATCCCGCGGCCGCACGAACAGCACGAGCTTCCGCTCGCCGCCGCGCGCGAGCAGCACGGCGCAGCCGGTGGGCTCGTCGAGGCCGATCGCCCACGCGTAGTCGGAGTCCTGGCGGAACAGGTACTCGGAGTCGTGGTTGCGGACCTTCTCGTCGGCGGCGGGGAGCACCATCACGCCGCCGCCTCGCTTCTCCATCTCCTCGAAGACGCGGGCGCGGCGGGCGGCGTGGATGCTGGGGTCGTGGGCCATGGCGGACCCTTATAACCCAGCCCCCGCAGGCAGGCTCGGGCCGTGATCAGGGCACGGCCGGCCGGGGCACGGCGCCCCCGGCGCGCGGCGTCATGATGGCCTCACTTCGCCGGGAAGGGCGCGCCGGCCCAGGCCTCGAACGCGGCCTTCTGCTCGGGCGACGGCGCGGCGGCGGGCTCGAGCCAGAGGGTGTCCTCGGGCGCCTTCCCGAGCGTCACAAGCACCTCGACCAGCTCGTCGCGGCGGAACACGGTCAGCCGGAGCGCACCGCCCTCCCCCACCTCGCAGAGCCGGTTCCACAGCGCGCCGGCGTCCACCCGGAACCCGTCCTCGGCGACGACCTCGTCCTCTGCGTAGAGCCCGGCCCGCCAGGCGGGGCTGCCCTCGCGCACGCTCCGCACCGCGAGCTTGGGCGACGTCGCGAGGTCGGCGCCGAGCCAGCCGGCGGGCGGCCGATCATCGTGGTTGCCGTTGCTGGCGGGCTTGCCGCCCTTGTCCTCGAAGCCGCTCGCGGCGCGCCGGCGGAGCGCGAGGCCGACGAGGTCGAGGTCGGGCTGGAGCGGCGCGGTCCCGCGCACCCACCGGTCGAAGAACGCGCGCGCGGGCGCCTCGCCGAGCAGCTCGGCGGCGACCCGCTCCACGCCGTCCTCGGGCACGCCTCCGTCGGCGAAGCGCGCGTACAGCGTCCGCAGGAGCGCGTCGAGCGAGTGGCCGGCGCGGCGCAGCGCGAGGTCGAGCGCGAGCGCCACCAGCTCGCCCTTCAGGTAGTAGGAGATGGCGCTGTTGGGCGAGTTCTCGTCGGGCCGGTAGTGCTTCACCCAGGCGAGGAAGCTCGCCTCCTCGACGCTCATCTTCCCTGCGCCGGGCGTGCGCTCGAGGCTGGTGAGCGCCTGGCCGAGGTTCTCGAGCCACTTCTTCGGCGACAGGATCCCGGCGCGCACCAGCGCGAGCTGCTCGTAGTAGCTGGTCGCACCCTCGAACCACCACAGGAGCCGCGTGTACTGCTCCCGCCCGTAGTCGAACGGCACGAACGCCGCGGGGCGGAGCCGCTTCACGTTCCACAGGTGGAAGTACTCGTGCGAGAACAGCCCGAGCGTCTCCACGTACGCGTCGCGCGGGAAGAAGCCGCCGCGCGCCACGTTGAGCGTCGTCGAGCGCGCGTGCTCGAGCCCGCCGCGCCGCTTGTCGGTGACGTGCACGATGAAGAGGTAGCGATCGTAGGGCAGCTCCCCGCCCATCAGCTTCCCCTGCGCCTCCACGATGCGGCGCGCGTCCTCGGCGAGCCGCTCCCCGTCCACGTGCCCGCGCCCCCACAGCGCGATCTGGTGGGGCTTCCCGAGCGCCTCGAACCGGACCAGCCGGTGCGTGCCGATCTCCACCGGCGAGTCGGCCAGCTCGTCGTAGTCGCGCGCCGTGAACGTCGTCGGGCCGCCCTCGAGCGCGGTCGCGACCGACCAGCCGGCGGGCGGGGCGATCTCGAGCAGGTGCGGCTCCCGCTCTCGCCCGGGGACCCACGGGAACACCGCGGCGCCGTTCAGGTAACCGTGCGTGCCGTCGAGGTGGCAGGTGCGGACGGTCAGGTCGTTCGCGTAGACGCGGTAGCGGAGCACGAGCTGCGTCGCGTTGCCGCAGGCGACCCGGACCCGGTGCTTGTCGAGCCGCTCCAGGGCGAGCGCTCGCCCGCTGCCGTCCTCGGCGGCGAGCCCCTCCACGTGCCGCGCGTACTCGCGGACCAGGTAGCTGCCGGGCGTCCAGACCGGAAAGCGCAGCTCGGCGGACGGACCGGGGCGCTCGACGTGCACCTCGACGTGGAACAGGTGGCCGTGGGGCTCGGGCATCGAGAGGCGGTAGCGCATGCAGCCGCCGACTGTAGCCCGGGATCAAGTCCGCCGCGGGGGCTTCTTGGTACGTTGCCCCGGGGGAGACGCGGCGATGGAAACGCAGGGCCATCGAGGCGGAGCCCGGCCCGGCGAGCCATCGTCGCCGCTGCTGCGGCTCTACCTGCTCGGACGGTTCGAGGCGGTCCGGGAGGACGCGCCCATCCCCGCGCACGCCTGGCGCCGCCGCCGGCCCGCCGACCTCCTCCAGCTCGTCGCGCTCACGCCGGGCCGCGCGCTCGGTCGCGACCAGGCCATCGACGCGCTCTGGCCGGACAAGGACCCGGCCAGCGGCGCGAACAACCTGCACCGCGCGCTCTACGACCTGCGCCAGATCCTGGGCGGACGCTGGGTGGACATCGAGCGCGGCCAGGTGCGGATGCGGCCGGACGTCTGGGTGGACGTGGACGCGTTCGAGCAGGCCATCGCCGACGGCGGCCGCGAGCGGCTCGCGGAGGCGGTCTCGCTCTACCGCGGCGACCTCTGCCCGGGCGAGCGCGAGGTGCCCTGGCTCTCGGCCCGCCGCGCGGTGCTGCGGGCACGCTTCGTCGAGGCGGCCTACCCGCTCGCCCGCGCGCACGCGGAGGCCGGCGCGGCGGCCCAGGCGATCCCGCTGCTGCGGCGGCTCCTCGAGGTGGACCCGGCCGCGGAGGACGCGCACCGCCAGCTCATGCGCCTGCTCGCGGAGTCGGGGCGGCGCGCGGAGGCGCTGCGGCAGTACGACGCCTGCGAGGGGGCGCTCCGCACCGCCGGCGTGGCGGTGTCCGACGACACGCGGCTGCTGCGCCAGGCGATCCAGCGCGGCGAGGTGGGCCACCCGCAGGCGCGCCCGGCGCTCGACGGCGTGCGCCGCGCGGCGCGGCGGCTGCTCGGCACGGTGGACCCGCCGCCGGTGCGCGGGCGCGGCGCGATCCTGCTGCTGTTCGAGTCGCTGGTGGAGCGCGGCAGCGGCACGCTGATCTTGCTCGGCGAGCGCGGGGTGGGGAAGACGCGGCTCGCCGTGGAGGGCGCGCGCATCGCGCAGTCCCGCGGGGCGGGGGTGCTCTCGTGCGTGGCCGGCGCGCAGGGCGCGGGCGTGCCGTACGGCCTGTTCGCCGACCTGTTCCGCGAGGAGTGCCGGCTGGCCCAGGGCGTCGCCGACCCGTTCGCCGACGCGAACTTCGACGGCAGGGCCTCGGCGGAGGCGGTGCGCCTGCGGGTGTTCGACGCGGTGACCCGCGGCCTCGCCACGCTGGGCGAAGGCCGGCCGGTGTACCTGCTGCTCGACGAGCTTCACGACGCCGACGAGTCGTCCCTCAACCTGCTCCACCACCTCGCGCTCCACGCCGGCGCGCAGCGCCTCATGATCGTCGGCACCTGCCGCGAGGACCGCATCCACGCGGGCACGCCCATCCAGATGGCGCTGTCGCACCTCGACGGCGGGCGGCTGGCGCGCGGCATCCGCGTGCCGCGGCTCGGCCTGGTCGCCACCCGCGAGCAGGTGGCCGATCTCGTGGGCGGGGTTCCGCCGGACGCGCTGGTGGAGCAGGTGTATCGGGTCACCGACGGCTGCCCGTTCCTGGTGGAGGAGGCGGTGCGCGCGCAGCGCGAGACCGGCCACCAGGTCCCCGCGGAGCCGCGGGCGGGCCTGCGTGCGCGGGTGGCGCGGCTCGGGCCTCGGGTGGAAGGGCTGCTCGCGGCTGCGGCGGTCGCGGGGCAGCGCTTCGACTTCGAGCTGGTGCGGCCGGTCACCGGGCTCACCGCGCACGAGGCGGTGGGCGCGCTGGAGGCGTGCCTGGAGCACGGCCTCCTCGACGAGGACGGCAGCGGGTACCACTTCCACCACGGGATGGTGCGCGACGCGATCCTGGCCGGGCTGGAGCCGACCCGGCGGGCGGCGCTGCACGGCGCCCTCGCCGACGCGCTGGAGGCGAGCGCCGGGCACGAGCCGCCCTCGGAGGCGCTGGCGCGCCACCGACGCGAGGCCGGCCAGCCGGAGCGTGCGTTGCGCCACCTGGTGGCCGCCGGGCACCGCGCCGCGGCGCGGGCCGGCCTGCGCGAGGCGGTCGCGTTCTACGCGGAGGCGCTCGAGCTGCTGGCCGGCCAGGCGAGCCCGGATCCGGCGCTGCGGCTCGAGCTGCTCGAGGCGATGGGGCGGGTGCAGCTCGAGCTGGGCGAGGTGTCGGGCGCGGCCCGCAGCTTCGGCGACGCGGCGCTCCTCGCCGGCGCGGGTGGGGCCGGACGGCCCGATGTGCGCGCCCGGAGCCACCGGCTCGCCGCCATCGCGCACGCGGCCGCGGGGCGGATCGACTCCGCCCTGGCCGAGGTGGCGGCGGGGCTGGAGCCGGCGGGCGACGAGCCGGCGCCGCTCCTCCACCTGCGCGCGCAGCTCGACTGGCACCGCGGGCAGTACGCCGAGGCGCGCGAGTCGGCCCGCGCCTGCGCCGAGGCCGCGGGGCGCGCCGGCGACGCGGACCTGCTCGCCCGCAGCCACGATCTCTCCGCGCTGGCGCGCGGCATGCTCGGGGAGGCCTCCACGCCCGAGGACGAGTCGGACGCGGTGGGGCTGGCCGACCGGTGCGCGCAGGACGCCGCCCCGGAGCACCCGCTCGACCTGCACCTCGTCCTGTGGGACCGCGATCTGCTCGGCGACCTGGGCTGTGCCGAGCTGGCGCGCGGCGCGGGGCTGCTGGTGGACCGTGCCCGGCTGCGCGAGGCGCCGGAGGCCCAGGCGGCGGGCCGGCTCGGCGAGGGCACGTTCGCGCTCGCCGCCGGCCAGCTCGAGGCGGCCGAGCTCGCCATCCGCGCCGCGCTGGACGGGTTCCGCTCGGTGGGCTCGGCGCTCGGCGAGGCGCTCGCGCTCGAGCGGCTCGGCCTGCTGCTCACGGTGCTCGGGCACCTCGAGGAGGCGCGGTCGGTGCTGGGCGAGGCGGTGGTGGTGGCGGAGCGGTCCTCGCTGCGCCGGCACGCGCTCACCCGCATCCACGCCGCCGAGGTGCGCCACCGGCTCGCCTCCGGCCTCACCGCGGCGGCGGAGGACGCGCTCCACGAGGCGAGCGAGACCGCCGCCCGCCACGGCGACTGCCTGGCCTGCGACGCGGCGTTCCGGCCCGAGGCGGTGCGGGTGGCGCTGGCGCGCGGCCGGATCCCCGACGCGGACCTCGAGGTGCTGTCGCTCGAGGAGATCGCGCGGCAGCGCGGGGGCCGCGGGCTCGCGGCCGTGGCGCGCCTGGCGCGCGCGCGGGTGCTCGCGGGCCAGGGGCGCACCGACGACGCGCGGGCGGCGCTGGCGCAGGCTCGGTTCGCGTTCCTCGCCGGCGGGCAGCGCTACGACGCCGCGCGCTGCGTCCGGCTGGAGGCGCGGCTCGGCGGCGCGCTGCCGGACGACCTGAAGGCGCTCGATGCGCTGGTGCGGGTGGACGCGGACGCCTAGACGTCGCGGGCGGTTGCGCGTTCGCACGGCCCCGCGGGCCCGGGAATCGCTGCGCCCCAGCCATTTTGATCCAGGTCAAGCGTTCGGCCACCCCTTGACGCCCGAATCTTGAACATGAGAATGATTCTCAACTTCATCGGTCGCCGGCCGCCGCCTTCCACCCACCCTCCCCGCGCCCAGGTCCACCGCATGCCCGTCCCGCACCCCCTCGTCGTCGCCGCCCTCCTCCTCGCCTCCGCCGCCCGCGCCCAGGCACCGGACGAGCCGTCCCCGCCCGCGCCCGACCACGGCAAGGTGGCCACCGACGACGCGACGCCCGCCGGCGCGGGGACGCGCGAGGTGGAGCTGGCCTACCTCCCGTCCGTCACGCACCACGGCGGCGGGCGCTTCGAGCAGGCGGCGCACGCGCACGTGAACGCGTTCGCGGTCACCGCGCTGGTCGGCGTCACCGACGACCTCGACCTGAAGCTCACCGGCGGCTTCGCCCACGCGATGGACCGCTCCGACCCCGCCATGGCGACCCGCGGCTCCGGCCTGACCGATCTCACCTTCGGCTCGCGCTGGCGCCTGCTCGCCTCGGCGCCGCGGGCGCTCGACGTCATGCTCACCACCGCGGTCGTCGCGCCCGTCGGGCACGAGGCGTCGCCGGGGTCGCTGGGGCTCACGCAGGGCTTCTGGAGCGTCCGGAACGCGCTCGTCGCGTCGAAGGACTGGGGGCGGGTCACCGGCAACGCCGAGGTCGCGCTCACCGTGCCGGTGGGCGGCGGCGCCGGCGCCTTCCGATCGGCCACCTGCGGCAACCTCGCCGTCGGGTACGCGGTGCTGCCCTGGCTGCAGCCGCTCCTCGAGGCGAACTACGACCTCGCCCGCAGCGCCGTGACCTCGCAGCGCGTCGCGGTGACCGCGGGCGTGAACCTCAGCGGCAGCGGCGGCACGCGCCTGATGGCCGGCGTCCAGCGGGCGGTGTGGGGCCGGAACGTCGTCGAGTCCACCAGCGGGCTCGTCGCGCTCAAGACCGGCTTCTGACGAGGGCGCGAGAGGAGCCACGCGATGATGCCGCTCGGGCTGATGGGCGAGGGAGAGGTCGCGGAGATCGTCTCCGTGCAGTGCGCCGCCGGCGGGACCGCCGCGGCGAGGGTCGAGGACATGGGCCTGCGGCCGGGGAAGCGCGTCCGGATGCTGTCGAACGGCGCGGGCCCGGTGCTGGTGAAGGTGGACGAGTCGCGCCTCGCGATCGATCGCGGCGTGGCCATGCGCATCGCGGTGAGGACGGCATGAGGACGAACCTGGCGAGTCTCTCCCCCGGGCAGCGGGGGCACATCACGGCGCTCCGGGCGCCGGGCGCCCTGCGGCGCCGGCTCATGGACATGGGCCTTCTGCCCGGCGAGGAGGTCCGCGTGGAGAAGGTGGCGCCGCTCGGCGATCCCATCGAGGTGACGGTGAAGCGCTACCAGCTCTCGCTGCGCAAGGCGGAGGCGGAGGGCATCGCGGTGGAGGTGATGCCGTGAGCGCCGCCCGCCCGCTCCGCGACGCCGCCGCGGCCGCGAACGGCCCCGCGCGCACGGTGACGATCGCCATCGCCGGCAACCCGAACTCCGGCAAGTCCACCCTGGTGAACGGCCTGGCCGGCTCGCGGCTGCAGGTGGGGAACTGGCCGGGCGTCACGGTGGAGCGCAAGGAGGCGTCGTTCGAGCACGGCGGCCGCCGCGTCCGCCTGGTGGACCTCCCCGGCACCTACTCGCTCTCGCCCTGGTCGCAGGAGGAGCGCGTCGCGCGCGACTACCTCGTCGAGGAGCGGCCGGACGTGGTGGTGAACGTCGTGGACGCGACCAACCTCGAGCGCAACCTGTACCTCACCGTGCAGCTCCTCGAGCTGGGCCTGCCGGTGGTGATGGCGCTCAACATCTACGACGAGGCGCAGGCGAAGGGGCTGCGCATCGACGTGCGGGGCCTCGAGGAGCGGCTCGGGATCCGGGTGATCCCCACCTCCGCCACGCGCAAGGAGGGCCTGCCGGCGCTGCTCGACGCGGTGCTCGCGACCGCCGACGCGGCCGCCGGCACGCGCCTCGGCGCCCCGCCGTCCTACGGCCCGGACCTCGAGGACGCCATCGCCGCGGTGGAGCGCGCCGTCGAGCAGGCCGACCCGGCGCTCGCCGCGAGCGCCCCGCGCCGCTGGCTCGCGCTGAAGCTCATCGAGGGGGACGCGCCGGTGGTGGCGGCGACGGCGCTCGACGCCCCGGCGCTGGTCGAGGCGCCGCTCCGCCACCTGCGGGAGGCCCACGGCGGCGACGTGGAGGCGATGGTCACCGAGGCCCGCTACGCCGTCGCGACCGGCCTCACCCGCGAGGTGCTGACGCAGCCGGCCCGGCCGCGCCGCGAGCTGACCGAGCGGATCGACCGGGTGGTGCTGAACCGCTTCCTCGGCATCCCCATCTTCCTCGCCGCCATGTGGCTGGTGTTCAAGCTCACCTTCGACCTCTCTGCGCCGTTCGGCGACTGGATCGACGCGGCCACCAACGGCCCGCTGAAGCGCTGGGCGGCGGCGCTGCTCGGCGCGGCGGGCGCGCCGGACTGGACCGTCTCGCTCGTGAACGACGGCATCGTCTCGGGCGTCGGCTTCGTGCTGGTGTTCGTGCCGGTCATCTTCGCGATGATGTTCTTCATCACGCTGCTCGAGGCCTCTGGCTACATGGCCCGGGCCGCGTTCGTGATGGACAAGGCCATGCACGCCATCGGCCTGCACGGGAAGTCCTTCATCCCCATGGTGCTCGGGTTCGGCTGCAACGTGCCGGCCGTCTACGCGACGCGCACGCTGGAGAGCCACCGCGACCGCGTGCTCACCGCGCTGCTCGTGCCGCTCATGTCCTGCGGCGCGCGCCTCCCGGTGTACGTGCTGTTCGTGGGCCTCTTCTTCCCCGGCCGGTCCGGCACGGTGATCTGGGGCCTCTACGTCCTCGGCATCGCGCTCGCGATCGGGGTGGGCATGGTGTTCAAGCGCACGCTGTTCCGCGGTGAGGCGCCCGCCTTC encodes:
- a CDS encoding aminopeptidase P N-terminal domain-containing protein, whose amino-acid sequence is MAHDPSIHAARRARVFEEMEKRGGGVMVLPAADEKVRNHDSEYLFRQDSDYAWAIGLDEPTGCAVLLARGGERKLVLFVRPRDREKEIWTGRRAGVEGAKELYGADEAYVVAELDEKLPRLVEGARTLWYRIGFDAAWDARLSRILTELRGAARLGKLPPEAVVDPGRIVHELRLVKTPDEIVKLRRAAEISAEAHMAAMRDGLPGRREYQVQSEIEYAFRRRGGSGPGYGTIVAAGVNSTILHYRAGDAVLKDGDVCLVDAGGEYQWYTADVTRTFPVSGEFSPAQAELYSLCLEVQKRAVASVRPGTTLDAIHDQTVRELTDGLIGLGLLKGSVDERIADKSFRRYYMHRTSHWLGMDVHDVGDYYVDGKSRPLVPGMVLTIEPGLYVAEDDPDAPEALRGVGIRIEDDVLVTDDGHANLTEAVPKEIAEMEAVCVR
- a CDS encoding M61 family metallopeptidase, with translation MRYRLSMPEPHGHLFHVEVHVERPGPSAELRFPVWTPGSYLVREYARHVEGLAAEDGSGRALALERLDKHRVRVACGNATQLVLRYRVYANDLTVRTCHLDGTHGYLNGAAVFPWVPGREREPHLLEIAPPAGWSVATALEGGPTTFTARDYDELADSPVEIGTHRLVRFEALGKPHQIALWGRGHVDGERLAEDARRIVEAQGKLMGGELPYDRYLFIVHVTDKRRGGLEHARSTTLNVARGGFFPRDAYVETLGLFSHEYFHLWNVKRLRPAAFVPFDYGREQYTRLLWWFEGATSYYEQLALVRAGILSPKKWLENLGQALTSLERTPGAGKMSVEEASFLAWVKHYRPDENSPNSAISYYLKGELVALALDLALRRAGHSLDALLRTLYARFADGGVPEDGVERVAAELLGEAPARAFFDRWVRGTAPLQPDLDLVGLALRRRAASGFEDKGGKPASNGNHDDRPPAGWLGADLATSPKLAVRSVREGSPAWRAGLYAEDEVVAEDGFRVDAGALWNRLCEVGEGGALRLTVFRRDELVEVLVTLGKAPEDTLWLEPAAAPSPEQKAAFEAWAGAPFPAK
- a CDS encoding ATP-binding protein encodes the protein METQGHRGGARPGEPSSPLLRLYLLGRFEAVREDAPIPAHAWRRRRPADLLQLVALTPGRALGRDQAIDALWPDKDPASGANNLHRALYDLRQILGGRWVDIERGQVRMRPDVWVDVDAFEQAIADGGRERLAEAVSLYRGDLCPGEREVPWLSARRAVLRARFVEAAYPLARAHAEAGAAAQAIPLLRRLLEVDPAAEDAHRQLMRLLAESGRRAEALRQYDACEGALRTAGVAVSDDTRLLRQAIQRGEVGHPQARPALDGVRRAARRLLGTVDPPPVRGRGAILLLFESLVERGSGTLILLGERGVGKTRLAVEGARIAQSRGAGVLSCVAGAQGAGVPYGLFADLFREECRLAQGVADPFADANFDGRASAEAVRLRVFDAVTRGLATLGEGRPVYLLLDELHDADESSLNLLHHLALHAGAQRLMIVGTCREDRIHAGTPIQMALSHLDGGRLARGIRVPRLGLVATREQVADLVGGVPPDALVEQVYRVTDGCPFLVEEAVRAQRETGHQVPAEPRAGLRARVARLGPRVEGLLAAAAVAGQRFDFELVRPVTGLTAHEAVGALEACLEHGLLDEDGSGYHFHHGMVRDAILAGLEPTRRAALHGALADALEASAGHEPPSEALARHRREAGQPERALRHLVAAGHRAAARAGLREAVAFYAEALELLAGQASPDPALRLELLEAMGRVQLELGEVSGAARSFGDAALLAGAGGAGRPDVRARSHRLAAIAHAAAGRIDSALAEVAAGLEPAGDEPAPLLHLRAQLDWHRGQYAEARESARACAEAAGRAGDADLLARSHDLSALARGMLGEASTPEDESDAVGLADRCAQDAAPEHPLDLHLVLWDRDLLGDLGCAELARGAGLLVDRARLREAPEAQAAGRLGEGTFALAAGQLEAAELAIRAALDGFRSVGSALGEALALERLGLLLTVLGHLEEARSVLGEAVVVAERSSLRRHALTRIHAAEVRHRLASGLTAAAEDALHEASETAARHGDCLACDAAFRPEAVRVALARGRIPDADLEVLSLEEIARQRGGRGLAAVARLARARVLAGQGRTDDARAALAQARFAFLAGGQRYDAARCVRLEARLGGALPDDLKALDALVRVDADA
- a CDS encoding FeoA family protein gives rise to the protein MMPLGLMGEGEVAEIVSVQCAAGGTAAARVEDMGLRPGKRVRMLSNGAGPVLVKVDESRLAIDRGVAMRIAVRTA
- a CDS encoding FeoA family protein encodes the protein MRTNLASLSPGQRGHITALRAPGALRRRLMDMGLLPGEEVRVEKVAPLGDPIEVTVKRYQLSLRKAEAEGIAVEVMP
- the feoB gene encoding ferrous iron transport protein B; this translates as MSAARPLRDAAAAANGPARTVTIAIAGNPNSGKSTLVNGLAGSRLQVGNWPGVTVERKEASFEHGGRRVRLVDLPGTYSLSPWSQEERVARDYLVEERPDVVVNVVDATNLERNLYLTVQLLELGLPVVMALNIYDEAQAKGLRIDVRGLEERLGIRVIPTSATRKEGLPALLDAVLATADAAAGTRLGAPPSYGPDLEDAIAAVERAVEQADPALAASAPRRWLALKLIEGDAPVVAATALDAPALVEAPLRHLREAHGGDVEAMVTEARYAVATGLTREVLTQPARPRRELTERIDRVVLNRFLGIPIFLAAMWLVFKLTFDLSAPFGDWIDAATNGPLKRWAAALLGAAGAPDWTVSLVNDGIVSGVGFVLVFVPVIFAMMFFITLLEASGYMARAAFVMDKAMHAIGLHGKSFIPMVLGFGCNVPAVYATRTLESHRDRVLTALLVPLMSCGARLPVYVLFVGLFFPGRSGTVIWGLYVLGIALAIGVGMVFKRTLFRGEAPAFIMELPPYRMPSMRSLCLHTWEKGKHFLYKAGTYILAVSVIVWFLLNLPWGVASKKDSLLGQAGQAVAPALAPLGFGTWEAASSLLTGIIAKEIVVGTMGEIYAPAAPPEPAGPAPTLAEDARELATSFVAAVGAAGANVSSTFGLTSLRAEDDTAPDTPLKLAVHRAFTPLTALGFMIFVLLYMPCVVVAIAMRQELGGWKWFGVAFAYQTALAWSVALLVHQIGRALGLGA